CAGGGCAATCTGCGTACACCGCAGATGCAGCAGGCGCTGCAGGAACTGCGCGCGATGACCCGTTCACTGAAAGTGCTGGGTTGCTACCCGGGCGAGAACGTCGTTCCGGTCGATCCGCAGTAAAGCGACGCGCCGGCCTCAGGCTGGCGCTCAACCTGTCTGCATGTTCTCCCCGTTTCGCATGCAGCGGCGCAGCCTGGGCGGGCTGGCGCTCCCCCCTTGATGCTCTCTTTCCTTGCCTGACCTACACGCAGCGGCGCAGCCTGGTCGGGCCGCCGTTTCGCCACGCTCAGGCTGTCGTCGTGAAGCGTTAGCCGTACGTTGGTATCTACCGCCAGTCGCTCATTAATAATTCCTAAAGATTAATAAACGCATAAAAACAAAGAGTTAACCTTAATTTACGCTTATCGCGCTGGCATGTGCCATCAGTATGCCAGGCTTAATAGGCTGTTAATCATTGGGATTAGCGAGTTGTCATCAACAAGGAGGCATAATGGAACGTTTCAGTAATAAGGTTGTGATCGTCACCGGCGCAGGCTCTGGCATCGGCGCGGCAAGCGCGCAGCGCTTTGCTGAAGAAGGGGCCAGCGTGGTGCTGGTCGGTCGTACCCGCGAAAAACTGAACAATACGTTTGCCCGCCTGAAAAGCGGCGACCATCTGGTGGTGGTGGCGGACGTATCAAAAAAGGAAGAGGTAGAGGCGCTGGCGGAACAGGTGCAGCAGCACTACGGCCGCGTGGATGTTCTGCTTAACAATGCCGGCGTGAATACATCAGGGAAAATCCATCAGGCCAGCGATGAAGAGTGGCGCAAAGTGATGTCGACCGATCTGGATGGGGTTTTCTACTGTACCCGCGCATTTATGCCCGCGCTGCTGGAAAGCCGCGGCAATGTCGTCAACATCTCCTCCGTTTCCGGGCTGGGCGGCGACTGGGGTATGAGTATTTATAATGCCGCGAAGGGTGCCATTACCAACCTTACCCGCTCGCTGGCGATGGATTACGGTAAGGATGGCGTGCGCGTCAACGCTATCTGCCCAGGCCTGACGATTACCGATATGACGGCAGAGATGAAGGATAATGCGCAGCTGATGGCGAAGTTTAACGAGCGCATCGCACTGGGGCGTCCGGGCGAAGCGGAAGAACTCGCTGCCGCCATCGCCTTTATCGCCAGCGACGATGCGCGCTACATCACTGGCGTCAACCTGCCGGTAGATGGCGGCATCACCGCATCAAACGGTCAGCCGCCACAGGCGTGACGCAAAAAAGCCCGTCCAGCGACGGGCTTTTTTTTATTGATAATCGCGTTCTACACGCGATTATCGTTCGCTGAGCGCAACAACGTACCGCTTTCGCGCATAAAGCGCGGCGCGTAGTCGCCGAACCACTGCTCCACTTTCCGGAAGCTGTCGATAAAGCCCTGTTTATCACTCTGCTCCAGCAGGGTAATCGCTTCGCCAAAGCGCTGGTAATAGCGTTTGATCAGCGCCAGGTTACTTTCCGACGACATAATGATATCGGCATAAAGCTGGGGATCCTGCGCAAACAGCCTTCCTACCATCGCCAGCTCCAGACGATAAATCGGTGAAGAGAGCGCCAGCAGCTGATCCAGTTGCACATTCTCCTCAGCCAAATGCAGGCCGTAAGCGAAGGTGGCGAAATGGCGCAGCGCCTGAATAAAGGCCATGTTTTGATCGTGTTCTACCGCGCTGATACGGTGCAGACGCGCGCCCCAGACCTGAATCTGCTCCAGAAACCACTGATAGGCTTCCGGCTGACGCCCGTCGCACCAGACCACCACCTGCTTCGCCAGGCTGCCGCTATCCGGGCCGAACATCGGATGCAGCCCCAGCACCGGACCGGAATGCGCCGCCAGCATCGCCTGCAGCGGGCGGTTTTTCACCGAGGCGATATCCACCAGGATGCAATCATGCGGCAACGGCGGCAGCTGGGCGATGACCTGCTCCGTCAGATGAATCGGCACGCTGACGATAACCATGCCGGCATCCGCCAGCAGTGCAGGCGCCTGCGGCCACTCCTCTTTATCCAGCAGCTTTACCTGATAACCGGAAAGCGCGAGCATCTTTGCAAACAGCTGGCCCATGCGCCCTTTCCCGCCGACGATAACGATCGGACGCAGTTCCGGACAGAGCGTTTTGAAACCTTTGTCGTTTTCGCTGGAGTAAGATTCCCGCATTACGCGACGCAGCACATCTTCGATAAGGTCAGGAGGGACGCCAAGCGCCTCGGCCTCTTTACGCCGGGAAGCCAGCATAGACGCTTCGCGTTCCGGCACATAGATCGGCAGGCCGTAGCGACTTTTCACTTCGCCCACTTCGGCGACCAGCGCCAGCCTCTTCGCCAGCAGCTCTAAAAGCCCTTTATCCACTTCATCAATCTTATCGCGCAGCGCGGTCAGTTCAGCCACCATCTTCTTTTAATGCTCCTGTGACGCACGCGCCGCCAGCACGCCGTTTAAATCCTGATGAATGGCGCGCAGCAGCTGTTGGGTGCTTTCCCAGCTAATGCAGGCGTCGGTCACTGACACGCCATACTGCATAGCGCTGCGCGGCTGTTCTGAAGACTGGTTGCCCTCGTTGAGGTTGCTCTCCAGCATCAGGCCGATAATCGAACGGTTGCCGTCTCTGATCTGCGCAACCGCAGATTCAGCGACGCCAGGCTGACGACGGTAATCTTTATTTGAATTGCCATGGCTGCAATCTATCATCAGCGCCGGGCGGAGTCCCGCTTTCACCATCTCTTTTTCGCACTGCTCCACGTCCGCCGGGCTGTAATTAGGCGCCTTGCCGCCGCGCAAAATCACATGGCCATCAGGATTGCCCTGCGTCTGCAACAGGCAGACCTGGCCGCTTTGATTAATGCCGACAAAACGGTGCGGCATTGCCGCGGCGCGCATCGCGTTTATCGCGGTGCCCAGGCTGCCGTCAGTACCGTTTTTAAAGCCCACCGGCATCGAAAGGCCGGATGCCATTTCGCGATGGGTTTGCGATTCGGTGGTGCGCGCGCCGATAGCAGACCAGCTGAACAGATCGCCCAGGTACTGCGGCGAGTTGGGATCGAGCGCTTCGGTCGCCAGCGGCAGGCCCATTTCCACCAGGTTCACCAGCAGCTGACGAGCAATATGCAGGCCCGCTTCCACATCAAACGAGTTGTCCATGTAAGGATCGTTGATCAAGCCTTTCCAGCCCACCGTGGTACGCGGCTTTTCGAAATAGACACGCATGACGATATAGAGCTGATCCTTCAGCTGCTCGGAGAGATCTTTTAGCTGGCGCGCATAGACGAGGGCCGCCTCAGGATCGTGAACAGAACAGGGACCGCATACCACCAGCAGCCGATGATCCCGGCCGGCAATGATATCGGCAATTGTTTGACGCGAAGCGCTGACCTGCGCTTCCAGCTGCGCATTCAGCGGAAACTTCTGTTTCAGCTGCGTCGGCGTAATCAGAACCTGTTCTTCTGCGATATGCACATTGTTCAGCGCGTCTTTCTGCATTTTGCGATCCTCGTCTCGTCCTGGGTTTTTTCGTCATTGCGGTGAAGCCAATAATGTAACACAGCAAATACAGCTGGGCATTCCTGTGTACATATTTTTTACCGCATGAATTGGCGCAACAAGGAAATCAATCCTAACTACATGTTTTTAATGCAATTAAATTAACGCAGGCGATAAAATCAAAATACCTTAATGTACATTTTACTTTACATTAAACTTTTATCGCAGCATGCAAAAAACAGGTTTAATTGCAGCCAGCATGGTCAAAGTAAGCAACAATAGCTGCTACAACAAAACCTTATCGCGAGCTGAGCGCGATCAATGGTGGCGTATAACGCCCGGTATGGAGATGTCATGGAAATTTATCTACGTCCGATGCAGGCTTCCGATGCGGCTGATTACGCTGAAGCAGTGAATGAATCGCTGGCTGAACTGCAGCCCTGGATGGTGTGGGCGCATAAGGATTACCAGCCACAGGAGGCGGCCGAATGGTTCGTCTGGCTCGATCGGCAGCGGGAGGAAGGCGAAGCCAATGAAATGGGGATTTTCGCCGCTGAGGATCATCGCTTTCTGGGCGCAGCGGGCCTGCGCTATGCGCAAAATCCGGCGGAGCTGAGCGCCATTGGCTATTGGGTGCGTAAGCGGGAACAACGCAAAGGGGTCGCGCGCCAGGCAGTGCTGCAGCTGGCGCGCGAGGGGTTTCGCCAGCCCGGCGTAGAGACTATTGAGATCCTTGCTGCGGAAAACAACCATGCCAGCCGTGCCGTCGCGCTGAGCTGCGGCGCGCATTTTATCGATCTGCGCTATGGCCTGATCGTGCTGAAGAAAGGTCCGGTGATGGCAGCGATTTATCATCTGCGCCGTGAGGATTTTCTTGCCGATTCAGGTCGATAGCGGCGAAGGCGGCTACGCGCCTTTCCCCCTTCCTCTTCCGGTCAGGCGTGCAAGACAAAAAAAAGGGGCTGGCAGATGCCAACCCCTTTATTGCTATTAACTTTAAGATGTCGCTTGCGCGAATACTTAGCCAAGACGCTCTTTGATACGAGCTGCTTTACCAGTACGCTCACGCAGGTAGTACAGTTTCGCTTTACGCACGGCACCACGACGTTTCACAGTGATGCTGTCAACGACCGGAGAGTGAGTCTGGAATACACGCTCAACGCCTTCGCCGTTGGAAATTTTGCGAACAGTGAATGCAGAGTGCAGACCGCGGTTACGAATAGCGATAACCACGCCCTCGAATGCCTGCAGACGCTTTTTAGAACCTTCAACGACCCATACTTTCACTTCCACGGAGTCACCCGGACGGAAAGAAGGTACGTCCTGCTTCATCTGCTCTTGTTCAAGTTGCTTGATAATGTTGCTCATAATTAAATCTCTTATCCTGGGTAAACTGATCGTACCGGAAGATTAACCTTCCGCATCATCGTTTTGTTGCGCATTGAATTCACGCTGGAATTCGCTGAGCAACTTTGCTTGCTCTTCAGTCAGAGCCAGGTTTTCCAGAAGTTCAGGTCTTCTAAGCCAGGTACGGCCAAGCGACTGTTTCAGACGCCAGCGGCGAATTTCAGCATGGTTGCCCGACAGCAATACTGACGGAACCTCCAGCCCCTCTAACACCTCAGGTCGGGTATAGTGCGGACAATCCAGCAAGCCTTCCGAAAACGAATCTTCGTCGGCCGACGCCTGCTTGCCCAGCACGCCAGGTATAAACCGGGCCACTGAATCAATCAAGGTCATTGCTGGCAGTTCGCCACCGCTGAGAACGTAATCGCCGATCGACCATTCTTCATCGATTTCGGTCTGAATTACGCGCTCATCGATCCCTTCATAACGCCCGCAAACCAGAATTAACTTCTGCTGCGTCGCCAGTTCGCAAACCCCGTTTTGATCGAGTTTACGCCCCTGAGGTGACAGATAAATCACCTTAGCGCCCTCTCCCGCCGCCGCTTTCGCTGCGTGGATGGCGTCCCGCAAGGGTTGCACCATCATCAGCATTCCCGGACCGCCGCCGTAAGGACGATCGTCCACGGTGCGATGCCGGTCATGAGTGAAGTCACGAGGACTCCAGCTCTGAACGCTGAGCAGGCCATTTTTTACTGCCCGGCCAGTTACCCCGTAATCGGTAATTGCGCGAAACATCTCTGGAAACAGGCTGATAACACCAATCCACATAGCGCGCGCCGTTGTATTACCGTTTTGTTCGGAGGTCAAAAACCAGGATCCCAATCTACTTCAATGGTGCCGGTAGTGAGATCGACTTTCTTGATAACCTGTTCATCAAGAAACGGAATTAACCGTTCTTTCACACCGAACGCATCTTTCAGGTTTGCCTTAACGACCAGTACGTCGT
This DNA window, taken from Mixta gaviniae, encodes the following:
- a CDS encoding SDR family NAD(P)-dependent oxidoreductase, coding for MERFSNKVVIVTGAGSGIGAASAQRFAEEGASVVLVGRTREKLNNTFARLKSGDHLVVVADVSKKEEVEALAEQVQQHYGRVDVLLNNAGVNTSGKIHQASDEEWRKVMSTDLDGVFYCTRAFMPALLESRGNVVNISSVSGLGGDWGMSIYNAAKGAITNLTRSLAMDYGKDGVRVNAICPGLTITDMTAEMKDNAQLMAKFNERIALGRPGEAEELAAAIAFIASDDARYITGVNLPVDGGITASNGQPPQA
- the tyrA gene encoding bifunctional chorismate mutase/prephenate dehydrogenase gives rise to the protein MVAELTALRDKIDEVDKGLLELLAKRLALVAEVGEVKSRYGLPIYVPEREASMLASRRKEAEALGVPPDLIEDVLRRVMRESYSSENDKGFKTLCPELRPIVIVGGKGRMGQLFAKMLALSGYQVKLLDKEEWPQAPALLADAGMVIVSVPIHLTEQVIAQLPPLPHDCILVDIASVKNRPLQAMLAAHSGPVLGLHPMFGPDSGSLAKQVVVWCDGRQPEAYQWFLEQIQVWGARLHRISAVEHDQNMAFIQALRHFATFAYGLHLAEENVQLDQLLALSSPIYRLELAMVGRLFAQDPQLYADIIMSSESNLALIKRYYQRFGEAITLLEQSDKQGFIDSFRKVEQWFGDYAPRFMRESGTLLRSANDNRV
- a CDS encoding 3-deoxy-7-phosphoheptulonate synthase, whose product is MQKDALNNVHIAEEQVLITPTQLKQKFPLNAQLEAQVSASRQTIADIIAGRDHRLLVVCGPCSVHDPEAALVYARQLKDLSEQLKDQLYIVMRVYFEKPRTTVGWKGLINDPYMDNSFDVEAGLHIARQLLVNLVEMGLPLATEALDPNSPQYLGDLFSWSAIGARTTESQTHREMASGLSMPVGFKNGTDGSLGTAINAMRAAAMPHRFVGINQSGQVCLLQTQGNPDGHVILRGGKAPNYSPADVEQCEKEMVKAGLRPALMIDCSHGNSNKDYRRQPGVAESAVAQIRDGNRSIIGLMLESNLNEGNQSSEQPRSAMQYGVSVTDACISWESTQQLLRAIHQDLNGVLAARASQEH
- a CDS encoding GNAT family N-acetyltransferase; amino-acid sequence: MEIYLRPMQASDAADYAEAVNESLAELQPWMVWAHKDYQPQEAAEWFVWLDRQREEGEANEMGIFAAEDHRFLGAAGLRYAQNPAELSAIGYWVRKREQRKGVARQAVLQLAREGFRQPGVETIEILAAENNHASRAVALSCGAHFIDLRYGLIVLKKGPVMAAIYHLRREDFLADSGR
- the rplS gene encoding 50S ribosomal protein L19, coding for MSNIIKQLEQEQMKQDVPSFRPGDSVEVKVWVVEGSKKRLQAFEGVVIAIRNRGLHSAFTVRKISNGEGVERVFQTHSPVVDSITVKRRGAVRKAKLYYLRERTGKAARIKERLG
- the trmD gene encoding tRNA (guanosine(37)-N1)-methyltransferase TrmD, whose protein sequence is MWIGVISLFPEMFRAITDYGVTGRAVKNGLLSVQSWSPRDFTHDRHRTVDDRPYGGGPGMLMMVQPLRDAIHAAKAAAGEGAKVIYLSPQGRKLDQNGVCELATQQKLILVCGRYEGIDERVIQTEIDEEWSIGDYVLSGGELPAMTLIDSVARFIPGVLGKQASADEDSFSEGLLDCPHYTRPEVLEGLEVPSVLLSGNHAEIRRWRLKQSLGRTWLRRPELLENLALTEEQAKLLSEFQREFNAQQNDDAEG